One region of Brachybacterium saurashtrense genomic DNA includes:
- the gmk gene encoding guanylate kinase: MNDSTTGAGAATAPAPVTVLAGPTAVGKGTVSAAIRARYPEIWLSVSATTRAPRPGEVDGVHYRFVSEEEFASLLETGQMLEWAVVHGRNKYGTPRGPVEEKVAEGRPVLLEIDLAGARQVRETLPEARFVFLAPPDWDTLVDRLVGRGTEDAEERERRLATARVELAAEGEFDVTIVNDSVERAADELAALVGVRDLT; this comes from the coding sequence GTGAACGACTCCACCACCGGGGCCGGCGCCGCGACGGCGCCGGCCCCGGTCACGGTTCTGGCAGGCCCCACCGCGGTGGGGAAGGGCACCGTCTCCGCGGCGATCCGCGCCCGCTACCCGGAGATCTGGCTGTCCGTCTCCGCGACCACCCGCGCCCCGCGCCCGGGTGAGGTCGACGGCGTGCACTACCGCTTCGTGAGCGAGGAGGAGTTCGCCTCCCTCCTCGAGACCGGGCAGATGCTCGAGTGGGCCGTGGTGCACGGGCGCAACAAGTACGGCACCCCGCGCGGCCCCGTCGAGGAGAAGGTCGCCGAGGGGCGCCCGGTGCTGCTCGAGATCGATCTCGCCGGCGCCCGCCAGGTGCGCGAGACCCTCCCCGAGGCGCGGTTCGTGTTCCTCGCCCCGCCGGACTGGGACACGCTCGTGGACCGGCTCGTGGGTCGCGGCACCGAGGACGCCGAGGAGCGCGAGCGCCGGCTCGCCACCGCCCGGGTGGAGCTCGCGGCGGAGGGCGAGTTCGACGTCACCATCGTCAACGACTCCGTGGAGCGCGCCGCCGACGAGCTCGCCGCCCTGGTGGGCGTGCGCGACCTCACCTGA
- the rpoZ gene encoding DNA-directed RNA polymerase subunit omega codes for MAGTVAQPEGITNPPIDRLLETVDSKYALVLYSSQRARQINAYYSQLSEGLLEFVGPLVDVENQEKPLSIALREIDEGLLTVREIDEEEYAAQNEPDPNAPAPLLLGDDAPEVPPADFPL; via the coding sequence GTGGCCGGAACAGTCGCCCAGCCCGAAGGCATCACGAACCCCCCGATCGACCGTCTGCTCGAGACGGTGGACTCGAAGTACGCCCTGGTGCTGTACAGCTCCCAGCGTGCCCGCCAGATCAACGCCTATTACTCGCAGCTCTCCGAGGGCCTGCTCGAGTTCGTCGGCCCGCTGGTGGACGTCGAGAACCAGGAGAAGCCGCTCTCGATCGCGCTGCGCGAGATCGACGAGGGTCTGCTCACGGTCCGCGAGATCGACGAGGAGGAGTACGCCGCGCAGAACGAGCCGGACCCCAACGCCCCGGCCCCGCTGCTGCTCGGCGACGACGCCCCCGAGGTCCCGCCCGCCGACTTCCCGCTCTGA
- the coaBC gene encoding bifunctional phosphopantothenoylcysteine decarboxylase/phosphopantothenate--cysteine ligase CoaBC, with amino-acid sequence MSIPPRTLDGARVLVGVAGGIAAYKTAHLVRGLVGEGADVRVVPTASSLEFVGAATWEALSHHPVRTSVFEDVDEVAHVRLGQEADLLVIAPATADLVARLRMGRADDLLTASALVTRAPVVIAPAMHTEMWEHPATRENVALLRARGVTVLEPADGRLTGPDSGPGRLPEPEALLDAARAALSAPRDEHGAVRRDLEGRDLLISAGGTREQLDPVRFLANHSSGRQGWALAHAALVRGARVRLAAANVALETPPGAQRLDAGSAAELAELVAAHRGAVDALIMAAAVADFTAAERSRDKIKKDESAPESVPGIALRRTEDILRHSVLERSRTGAGVPAIVGFAAETGGADGDALSLARAKARRKGADLLVFNDVTAGVFGASENTVRILDRDGEYVAHATGSKTLVAHAVLDALAPLLPEVP; translated from the coding sequence ATGAGCATCCCGCCGCGCACCCTCGACGGTGCCCGCGTGCTGGTGGGCGTCGCCGGGGGGATCGCCGCCTACAAGACCGCGCACCTGGTGCGCGGTCTTGTCGGTGAGGGGGCGGACGTGCGCGTCGTCCCCACCGCCTCCTCGCTCGAGTTCGTGGGCGCCGCGACCTGGGAGGCGCTGAGCCACCACCCTGTGCGCACCAGCGTGTTCGAGGACGTGGACGAGGTGGCGCACGTGCGCCTCGGCCAGGAGGCGGACCTCCTGGTGATCGCCCCCGCCACCGCGGACCTCGTGGCCCGCCTGCGCATGGGCCGGGCCGACGACCTCCTCACGGCCTCCGCGCTGGTCACCCGCGCCCCCGTGGTCATCGCCCCGGCGATGCACACCGAGATGTGGGAGCACCCCGCCACGCGCGAGAACGTCGCGCTGCTGCGCGCTCGGGGCGTGACCGTGCTGGAGCCGGCCGACGGCCGACTCACCGGCCCGGACAGCGGCCCCGGCCGCCTGCCGGAGCCGGAGGCGCTGCTGGACGCCGCCCGTGCCGCCCTCTCCGCGCCGCGGGACGAGCACGGCGCGGTGCGCCGCGATCTCGAGGGGCGGGACCTGCTGATCAGCGCCGGCGGCACCCGCGAGCAGCTCGACCCGGTGCGCTTCCTGGCCAACCACTCCTCGGGGCGCCAGGGCTGGGCGCTGGCGCACGCCGCCCTGGTGCGCGGCGCCCGCGTGCGCCTGGCCGCCGCGAACGTGGCCCTGGAGACCCCGCCCGGCGCGCAGCGTCTCGACGCGGGCAGCGCCGCCGAGCTCGCCGAGCTGGTCGCCGCCCACCGCGGCGCGGTGGACGCCCTGATCATGGCCGCGGCCGTCGCGGACTTCACCGCCGCCGAGCGCTCCCGCGACAAGATCAAGAAGGACGAGTCCGCCCCGGAGTCCGTCCCCGGCATCGCGCTGCGCCGCACCGAGGACATCCTGCGTCACAGTGTGCTGGAGCGCTCACGGACCGGCGCCGGCGTCCCCGCGATCGTCGGCTTCGCCGCGGAGACCGGGGGAGCGGACGGCGACGCCCTGTCCCTGGCCCGCGCCAAGGCGCGGCGCAAGGGCGCGGATCTGCTGGTCTTCAACGACGTCACCGCCGGCGTGTTCGGGGCCTCCGAGAACACCGTGCGGATCCTCGACCGCGACGGCGAGTACGTGGCCCACGCCACGGGCAGCAAGACCCTGGTGGCCCACGCCGTGCTCGACGCCCTCGCCCCCCTCCTGCCGGAAGTACCCTGA
- the metK gene encoding methionine adenosyltransferase: MNSSELRTFTSESVTEGHPDKICDQISDAILDDLLAQDTGARVAVETMVTTGLVHVAGEVRTTGYSDVATIVRDVIRRIGYDSSEKGFDADSCGIEVSIGAQSPDIAQGVDTSFEARGGQGGEAFSTLGAGDQGLMFGYACSDTPELMPLPIHAAHRLTANLSTARTDGVLPYLRPDGKTQVSIGYDEDGVARSVDAIVVSTQHSDEVDLDSQLAPAISKVVIAPVLEDLEALGLDTTDVVTHINPSGRFVLGGPKGDAGLTGRKIIVDTYGGMARHGGGAFSGKDPSKVDRSGAYAMRWVAKNIVAAGLADRCEVQVAYAIGVAEPVGLYVETFGTGRVPSHQIAAAVRKVFDLRPAALIDALDLLRPIYSLTSVHGHFGRELPEFTWERTDRVEELERAL, translated from the coding sequence ATGAACTCCAGCGAGCTGCGCACCTTCACGTCCGAATCGGTCACCGAAGGGCACCCCGACAAGATCTGCGACCAGATCTCCGACGCCATCCTCGACGATCTGCTCGCGCAGGACACCGGCGCCCGCGTGGCGGTGGAGACGATGGTGACCACCGGGCTGGTCCACGTGGCGGGCGAGGTGCGCACCACCGGGTACAGCGACGTCGCCACCATCGTGCGGGACGTGATCCGGCGGATCGGCTACGACTCCTCGGAGAAGGGCTTCGACGCGGACTCCTGCGGCATCGAGGTCTCGATCGGCGCGCAGTCCCCGGACATCGCCCAAGGCGTGGACACCTCCTTCGAGGCCCGCGGCGGCCAGGGCGGGGAGGCCTTCTCCACGCTCGGCGCCGGCGACCAGGGCCTGATGTTCGGCTACGCCTGCAGCGACACCCCCGAGCTGATGCCGCTGCCGATCCACGCCGCGCACCGCCTCACCGCCAACCTCTCCACCGCCCGCACCGACGGCGTGCTGCCCTACCTGCGCCCGGACGGCAAGACCCAGGTCTCGATCGGGTACGACGAGGACGGCGTGGCCCGCAGCGTCGACGCGATCGTGGTCTCCACCCAGCACAGCGACGAGGTGGACCTGGACAGCCAGCTCGCCCCCGCGATCTCCAAGGTGGTCATCGCCCCCGTCCTGGAGGACCTCGAGGCGCTGGGGCTCGACACCACCGACGTGGTCACCCACATCAATCCCTCCGGCCGCTTCGTGCTGGGCGGGCCCAAGGGCGATGCGGGCCTCACCGGCCGCAAGATCATCGTCGACACCTATGGCGGGATGGCGCGCCACGGCGGCGGCGCCTTCTCCGGCAAGGACCCCTCGAAGGTGGACCGCTCCGGCGCGTACGCGATGCGCTGGGTCGCCAAGAACATCGTCGCGGCCGGTCTCGCGGACCGCTGCGAGGTGCAGGTCGCCTACGCGATCGGGGTGGCCGAGCCGGTGGGTCTGTACGTGGAGACCTTCGGCACCGGCCGCGTGCCCTCGCACCAGATCGCGGCCGCGGTGCGGAAGGTCTTCGACCTGCGCCCCGCCGCGCTCATCGACGCCCTGGACCTGCTGCGCCCGATCTACTCGCTGACCTCCGTGCACGGCCACTTCGGCCGCGAGCTGCCCGAGTTCACGTGGGAGCGCACGGACCGCGTCGAGGAGCTGGAGCGGGCCCTGTGA
- the hisI gene encoding phosphoribosyl-AMP cyclohydrolase: protein MSTPDPTTTRTPAADATAPGASAPASGLDPALAARLKRDGAGLVTAVVQDAADDRVLMVGWMDDEALHRTLTTGRATYWSRSRGEYWRKGDTSGHVQWVRSVALDCDGDTLLVRVDQVGAACHRGTETCFDDGALEVVVTDPRERTP, encoded by the coding sequence GTGAGCACGCCCGACCCCACCACGACGCGCACCCCTGCGGCCGACGCCACCGCACCGGGCGCCTCCGCCCCCGCCTCCGGGCTCGACCCCGCCCTCGCCGCCCGTCTCAAGCGCGACGGCGCCGGACTGGTCACCGCCGTGGTGCAGGACGCCGCCGACGACCGCGTGCTGATGGTGGGATGGATGGACGACGAGGCCCTGCACCGCACCCTCACCACCGGCCGCGCCACCTACTGGTCCCGGTCCCGCGGCGAGTACTGGCGCAAGGGCGACACCAGCGGGCACGTGCAGTGGGTGCGCTCCGTGGCGCTGGACTGCGACGGCGACACCCTGCTGGTGCGCGTGGACCAGGTGGGCGCCGCCTGCCACCGCGGCACCGAGACCTGCTTCGACGACGGCGCGCTCGAGGTCGTCGTCACCGACCCGAGGGAGCGCACCCCATGA
- a CDS encoding anthranilate synthase component I: MSESTAAPETRAEAYPERVGGREGEALGTVVPDRETFRALAAQQRVVPVSMRLLADEDTPVSLYRRLTADGDPRGTFLLESAGEGESSRYSIIGARARAVLTERDGEAVWRGDVPAGVPTTGSPVEALRAVAGAFRAARQPHLPPFSGGLVGFVGYDAVRYWERLPDPPPDEIGLPDLSMLLAQDVVVHDAHDSTVVLVANALNLNATDEGVDAAYDDALARLDAMRERLRTPLASGPIVYDTVTELEPKARTARLEYERAVREAVRDIVDGEIFQVVPSQRFSLPTAADPLDVYRVLRRMNPSPYMYLLRTVDADGEPVDVVGASPESLVSVHGSTATTHPIAGSRPRGADPEEDERLGEELLADPKERSEHLMLVDLARNDLQKFCAPGTVVVRDFMHLERFSHIQHIVSTVTGRLREDVEAYDALRATFPAGTLSGAPKPSAMQIIDRLEPVRRGVYGGTVGYIDFAGDMDMAIAIRTAVLKDGTAHVQAGGGVVADSDATMEHRETQSKAAAALRAVASADTLRPA; encoded by the coding sequence ATGAGCGAGAGCACCGCCGCGCCGGAGACCCGCGCCGAGGCGTACCCCGAGCGGGTGGGCGGCCGCGAGGGCGAGGCCCTCGGCACCGTCGTCCCCGACCGCGAGACCTTCCGCGCCCTCGCCGCGCAGCAGCGCGTGGTCCCCGTGAGCATGCGCCTGCTCGCCGACGAGGACACCCCGGTCTCCCTCTACCGTCGGCTCACCGCCGACGGCGACCCCCGCGGCACCTTCCTGCTGGAGTCCGCGGGCGAGGGGGAGTCCTCGCGTTACTCGATCATCGGCGCCCGGGCACGGGCCGTGCTCACCGAGCGGGACGGCGAGGCGGTGTGGCGCGGGGACGTGCCCGCGGGCGTGCCCACCACGGGCAGCCCGGTCGAGGCCCTGCGCGCGGTCGCCGGCGCCTTCCGCGCCGCCCGCCAGCCCCACCTGCCGCCGTTCTCCGGCGGCCTGGTGGGCTTCGTGGGCTACGACGCCGTGCGGTACTGGGAGAGGCTGCCGGACCCCCCGCCGGACGAGATCGGCCTGCCGGACCTGTCGATGCTGCTCGCCCAGGACGTGGTGGTCCACGACGCCCACGACTCCACCGTGGTGCTGGTCGCCAACGCCCTGAACCTCAACGCCACCGACGAGGGCGTGGACGCCGCGTACGACGACGCCCTCGCCCGGCTGGACGCGATGCGGGAGCGCCTGCGCACCCCGCTGGCCAGCGGCCCGATCGTCTACGACACCGTCACCGAGCTGGAGCCGAAGGCGCGCACCGCGCGCCTGGAGTACGAGCGGGCGGTGCGCGAGGCGGTGCGCGACATCGTCGACGGCGAGATCTTCCAGGTGGTGCCCTCGCAGCGGTTCTCCCTGCCCACCGCGGCGGACCCGCTGGACGTGTACCGGGTGCTGCGGCGCATGAACCCCAGCCCCTACATGTACCTGCTGCGCACGGTCGATGCGGACGGCGAGCCCGTCGACGTGGTGGGCGCGAGCCCGGAGTCTCTGGTGAGCGTGCACGGCAGCACCGCGACCACCCATCCGATCGCCGGGTCGAGGCCCCGCGGCGCGGATCCTGAGGAGGACGAGCGCCTGGGCGAGGAGCTGCTGGCCGATCCGAAGGAGCGCTCGGAGCACCTCATGCTGGTGGACCTCGCCCGCAACGACCTGCAGAAGTTCTGCGCCCCGGGCACCGTGGTGGTGCGTGACTTCATGCATCTGGAGCGCTTCTCCCACATCCAGCACATCGTCTCCACCGTCACCGGCCGGCTGCGGGAGGACGTCGAGGCCTACGACGCGCTGCGCGCCACGTTCCCGGCGGGCACCCTCTCCGGGGCGCCGAAGCCCTCCGCGATGCAGATCATCGACCGGCTCGAACCGGTGCGGCGCGGCGTGTACGGCGGGACCGTGGGCTACATCGACTTCGCCGGGGACATGGACATGGCGATCGCGATCCGCACCGCCGTGCTCAAGGACGGCACCGCCCACGTGCAGGCCGGCGGGGGAGTGGTCGCCGACTCCGACGCCACCATGGAGCACCGCGAGACCCAGTCCAAGGCCGCCGCGGCCCTGCGCGCCGTCGCCTCCGCGGACACGCTGCGCCCGGCATGA
- a CDS encoding Trp biosynthesis-associated membrane protein, producing MSTPTPPEERPATPAPAPERRRGPGRGLTVLAGIAASGALAGASRATWVQASAPDLTGTAQQVAVPGADAAPAVLALALVALAASLATSLSSSWLRLLTAPILVLAGAGAAVAALGVLRAPGSSTGSAVTSATGVAGGAVTAETTWWPAAAALLAVLVAAVGMVVLLRGGRWPRRTRYRSAAVRTAADPAEDPSAAWDALTRGEDPSLEGTEPPHGPQEDGEAEGGPGAR from the coding sequence ATGAGCACGCCCACCCCTCCTGAGGAGCGGCCCGCCACCCCGGCTCCGGCCCCGGAGCGTCGCCGGGGGCCGGGCCGCGGGCTGACCGTGCTCGCCGGCATCGCCGCCTCCGGCGCGCTGGCCGGGGCCTCCCGGGCCACCTGGGTGCAGGCCTCCGCCCCGGACCTCACCGGCACCGCCCAGCAGGTGGCGGTCCCCGGCGCGGACGCCGCGCCCGCGGTGCTCGCCCTCGCCCTGGTGGCCCTCGCCGCGTCGCTGGCCACTTCGCTCTCCTCGTCCTGGCTGCGCCTGCTCACCGCACCGATCCTGGTGCTGGCCGGAGCCGGTGCGGCCGTCGCCGCGCTCGGGGTGCTGCGCGCTCCCGGATCGTCGACCGGCTCCGCGGTGACCTCCGCGACCGGGGTCGCCGGAGGAGCGGTCACCGCAGAGACCACCTGGTGGCCCGCGGCGGCGGCGCTGCTGGCCGTCCTGGTGGCGGCGGTGGGCATGGTCGTCCTGCTCCGCGGCGGGCGCTGGCCGCGGCGCACCCGCTACCGCAGCGCCGCGGTGCGCACCGCGGCGGACCCCGCCGAGGACCCGTCCGCCGCGTGGGACGCGCTCACCCGCGGGGAGGACCCGAGCCTGGAGGGGACCGAGCCGCCGCACGGCCCGCAGGAGGACGGCGAGGCGGAGGGCGGGCCCGGCGCGCGGTGA
- a CDS encoding HGxxPAAW family protein produces the protein MPKTYTVPPPPHHNEGKTVAAWTMNLGIVAGSVGIAVGMVVPSLSVLLWVGAAVVVLALLAGVALSKAGLGQPRGYGHPQAVRTAAASADKNARSLQGAGADAR, from the coding sequence ATGCCGAAGACCTACACCGTGCCGCCGCCGCCCCACCACAACGAGGGCAAGACCGTGGCCGCCTGGACCATGAACCTCGGCATCGTCGCGGGCTCCGTCGGCATCGCCGTGGGGATGGTCGTCCCCTCCCTCTCCGTGCTGCTGTGGGTGGGCGCTGCCGTGGTGGTGCTCGCTCTGCTCGCCGGCGTGGCCCTCTCGAAAGCCGGCCTGGGCCAGCCCCGCGGGTACGGCCATCCGCAGGCCGTCCGCACCGCCGCCGCGAGCGCGGACAAGAACGCGCGCTCCCTGCAGGGCGCCGGAGCCGACGCCAGGTGA
- a CDS encoding DUF2752 domain-containing protein yields the protein MTAAVRPEHGEAVLRSTARGPRRALLPLGIGVAGLALAVGVQLVFDPFRTHIPLCLVNHLTGLECPGCGAIRAVHAMLDGDLLLALRNNALLTVAAPLAAAGMAVWTVRRALGRRTDLMPSRAVLLVLVGIAVLFSVLRNLPMFWFLAPISYVGG from the coding sequence GTGACCGCCGCGGTGCGTCCGGAGCACGGCGAGGCCGTGCTCCGCAGCACCGCCCGCGGACCCCGGCGCGCCCTGCTCCCGCTCGGGATCGGCGTTGCCGGCCTCGCCCTCGCCGTGGGGGTGCAGCTGGTGTTCGATCCGTTCCGCACCCATATCCCGCTGTGCCTGGTCAATCATCTGACCGGGCTGGAGTGCCCCGGCTGCGGCGCGATCCGCGCCGTGCACGCGATGCTCGACGGCGACCTGCTGCTCGCCCTGCGCAACAACGCCCTGCTCACCGTCGCCGCGCCGCTCGCCGCCGCGGGGATGGCGGTGTGGACCGTGCGTCGCGCGCTCGGTCGGCGCACCGACCTGATGCCTTCGCGCGCCGTGCTGCTCGTGCTCGTGGGCATCGCGGTGCTCTTCTCGGTGCTGCGGAACCTGCCGATGTTCTGGTTCCTGGCCCCGATCTCCTACGTCGGCGGCTGA
- the trpC gene encoding indole-3-glycerol phosphate synthase TrpC: protein MTTTGTVLDDIIVGVREDLAARRALVGEAEIARLAREAAPALDARAHLAGDGTTMGLIAEVKRASPSKGALADIPEPAELAAAYAAAGASAISVLTEQRRFRGSLADLDAVRARVDVPVLRKDFVVEEYQVHEARAHGADLVLLIVAALDDAQLRDLHALTAELGMQALVETHTEEELERALTLGADLLGVNARNLKDLSVDLSRAASLLSRIPAGPLAIGESAVLSVADVEAYAAAGADAVLVGEALVTTGDPTAEAASYRRVPRRGRPQPEGALA from the coding sequence GTGACCACCACCGGAACCGTGCTCGACGACATCATCGTCGGTGTGCGCGAGGACCTCGCCGCCCGCCGCGCCCTGGTGGGCGAGGCGGAGATCGCCCGGCTCGCCCGCGAGGCCGCGCCGGCCCTCGACGCCCGTGCCCACCTCGCGGGCGACGGCACCACCATGGGGCTGATCGCCGAGGTCAAGCGCGCGAGCCCCTCCAAGGGCGCGCTCGCGGACATCCCCGAGCCCGCCGAGCTCGCCGCCGCCTACGCCGCCGCCGGTGCCTCGGCGATCAGCGTGCTCACCGAGCAGCGTCGGTTCCGCGGCAGCCTCGCCGATCTCGACGCCGTCCGGGCGCGGGTGGACGTGCCGGTGCTGCGCAAGGACTTCGTGGTCGAGGAGTACCAGGTCCACGAGGCCCGTGCGCACGGCGCGGACCTGGTGCTGCTGATCGTGGCCGCCCTCGACGACGCCCAGCTGCGCGACCTCCACGCCCTCACCGCGGAGCTCGGCATGCAGGCGCTGGTGGAGACCCACACCGAGGAGGAGCTCGAGCGCGCCCTCACCCTCGGGGCGGACCTCCTCGGTGTCAACGCCCGCAACCTCAAGGACCTCTCCGTGGACCTCTCCCGCGCCGCCTCGCTGCTGTCCCGCATCCCCGCGGGGCCGCTCGCGATCGGGGAGTCCGCCGTGCTCTCCGTCGCGGACGTCGAGGCCTATGCCGCCGCCGGCGCCGATGCGGTGCTGGTGGGCGAGGCGCTGGTCACCACCGGCGATCCCACCGCCGAGGCTGCCTCCTACCGCCGCGTCCCCCGCCGCGGTCGTCCCCAGCCGGAAGGAGCTCTGGCATGA
- the trpB gene encoding tryptophan synthase subunit beta, protein MSTPDPAPVVPDLTRPSTALRSASGPYFGDFGGRFLPEALVPALDELREVYEKAIVDPEFVAELQHLAAQYTGRPSLLSEAPRFSQLAGGARILLKREDLNHTGSHKINNVLGQALLTRRMGKTRVIAETGAGQHGVATATAAALFGLDCTIYMGAEDTERQALNVARMRLLGADVVAVEQGSRTLKDAINEAFRDWVANVETTHYLLGTVAGPHPFPAMVRDFHRIIGEEARAQTLERVGRLPDAVVACVGGGSNAMGIFHAFLDDTDPPVRLIGCEAGGDGIASGRHSATITGGTPGVLHGARSFVMQDEDGQTIASHSVSAGLDYPSVGPEHAWLADIGRAEYRAVDDGPAMEAFALLSMTEGIMPAIESAHALAGALELGRELGEDAVILVSLSGRGDKDVDTASRWFGLVGDDPARADLSALRDAARRTSPDQAEETR, encoded by the coding sequence ATGAGCACCCCCGATCCCGCCCCCGTCGTCCCCGACCTCACCCGGCCCAGCACCGCGCTGCGCTCGGCCAGCGGCCCCTACTTCGGGGACTTCGGCGGCCGCTTCCTGCCGGAGGCGCTGGTGCCGGCGCTCGACGAGCTGCGCGAGGTGTACGAGAAGGCGATCGTCGACCCGGAGTTCGTCGCCGAGCTGCAGCACCTGGCGGCGCAGTACACCGGCCGCCCCTCGCTGCTGTCCGAGGCGCCGCGCTTCTCGCAGCTCGCCGGCGGCGCCCGCATCCTGCTCAAGCGCGAGGACCTCAACCACACCGGGTCCCACAAGATCAACAACGTGCTGGGCCAGGCCCTGCTCACCCGCCGGATGGGCAAGACCCGCGTGATCGCCGAGACCGGCGCCGGCCAGCACGGCGTCGCCACCGCCACCGCCGCGGCGCTGTTCGGGCTGGACTGCACCATCTACATGGGCGCCGAGGACACCGAGCGCCAGGCGCTGAACGTGGCCCGGATGCGCCTGCTGGGCGCGGACGTGGTCGCCGTCGAGCAGGGCTCGCGCACCCTCAAGGACGCCATCAACGAGGCGTTCCGCGACTGGGTGGCGAACGTCGAGACCACCCACTACCTGCTGGGCACGGTCGCCGGTCCGCACCCCTTCCCGGCGATGGTGCGCGACTTCCACCGCATCATCGGCGAGGAGGCCCGCGCCCAGACCCTCGAGCGGGTGGGACGTCTCCCCGATGCGGTCGTGGCCTGCGTGGGCGGCGGCTCGAACGCCATGGGCATCTTCCACGCCTTCCTCGACGACACCGACCCGCCGGTGCGGCTAATCGGCTGCGAGGCCGGCGGCGACGGCATCGCCTCCGGACGGCACTCGGCGACCATCACCGGCGGCACCCCGGGCGTTCTCCACGGCGCCCGCAGCTTCGTGATGCAGGACGAGGACGGCCAGACCATCGCCTCGCACTCCGTCTCCGCGGGGCTGGACTACCCGAGCGTCGGCCCCGAGCACGCCTGGCTGGCGGATATCGGGCGCGCCGAGTACCGCGCCGTGGACGACGGCCCGGCGATGGAGGCCTTCGCGCTGCTGTCGATGACCGAGGGCATCATGCCCGCGATCGAGTCCGCGCACGCCCTCGCGGGCGCGCTGGAGCTGGGACGCGAGCTGGGGGAGGACGCCGTGATCCTGGTGAGCCTCTCCGGGCGCGGGGACAAGGACGTCGACACCGCCTCGCGCTGGTTCGGACTGGTGGGGGACGACCCCGCCCGCGCCGATCTCTCCGCGCTGCGCGACGCCGCCCGGCGCACCAGCCCCGACCAGGCCGAGGAGACCCGATGA
- the trpA gene encoding tryptophan synthase subunit alpha, with amino-acid sequence MTAADTARLRAGDVLDRARAEHRAALIGYLPVGFPDLARSIEAARVLIDHGADMIELGLPYSDPVMDGAVIQQAAASALAGGTRTRHVLEAVEALSGRGAAILVMSYWNPVLAYGPDAFARDLAAAGGAGVITPDLIPDEGADWIAASEEHAVDRVFLVAPSSPRDRLEHVVSHTRGFVYAASTMGVTGTRASVSEATEGLVERTRAAGARNVCVGLGVSNGEQASQVGAYADGVIVGSAFVRPLLEHQGDDAASRTALAAVADDLRAGVERARTET; translated from the coding sequence ATGACCGCCGCCGACACCGCCCGCCTGCGCGCCGGGGACGTCCTGGACCGCGCCCGCGCCGAGCACCGCGCCGCCCTGATCGGCTACCTGCCCGTGGGATTCCCCGATCTCGCACGCTCGATCGAGGCCGCCCGCGTGCTCATCGACCACGGGGCGGACATGATCGAGCTGGGGCTGCCGTACTCCGATCCGGTGATGGACGGCGCCGTGATCCAGCAGGCCGCCGCGAGCGCCCTCGCGGGCGGCACCCGCACCCGGCACGTGCTGGAGGCCGTCGAGGCGCTCTCCGGCCGCGGCGCGGCGATCCTCGTGATGAGCTACTGGAACCCGGTGCTGGCCTACGGCCCCGACGCCTTCGCGCGGGACCTCGCCGCCGCGGGCGGCGCGGGCGTGATCACGCCCGACCTGATCCCCGACGAAGGCGCCGACTGGATCGCCGCGAGCGAGGAGCACGCCGTGGACCGGGTGTTCCTGGTGGCCCCCAGCTCGCCCCGCGACCGTCTCGAGCATGTGGTCTCACACACACGCGGATTCGTCTACGCGGCCAGCACGATGGGCGTGACCGGGACCCGTGCGAGCGTCTCCGAGGCGACAGAAGGCCTGGTGGAGCGCACGCGCGCCGCCGGTGCCCGCAATGTGTGCGTGGGGCTGGGCGTCTCGAACGGTGAACAGGCCTCGCAGGTCGGCGCCTACGCTGATGGAGTGATCGTGGGCTCCGCCTTCGTGCGACCGCTCCTGGAGCACCAGGGAGACGACGCGGCGTCCCGCACCGCCCTCGCGGCGGTGGCCGACGATCTGCGCGCCGGCGTCGAGCGCGCCCGCACCGAGACCTGA